One stretch of Anguilla anguilla isolate fAngAng1 chromosome 5, fAngAng1.pri, whole genome shotgun sequence DNA includes these proteins:
- the tspan18b gene encoding tetraspanin-18b — MGSGEASARGTAMEGDCLSCIKYLMFVFNFFIFLGGSFLLGVGVWVLVDPTGFREIVAANPLLFTGVYVILAMGGMLFLLGFLGCCGAIRENKCLLLFFFMLILIIFLAELAAAILAFIFREHLTREYFTRELKRHYQGYNNTDVFTSTWNAIMTTFDCCGVNSPEDFEDSLFRLINPNDMVPEACCQRNSHPGDVAYISKEECLMGSMLFRHNKGCYSAVVDYFEMYIYVAGALAIVVLTIELFAMVFAMCLFRGIQ, encoded by the exons ATG GGGAGCGGAGAGGCTTCAGCGAGAGGCACGGCCATGGAGGGGGACTGCCTCAGCTGCATCAAATACCTCATGTTCGTCTTCAACTTCTTCATCTTT cTGGGCGGGTCCTTCCTGCTGGGCGTGGGCGTGTGGGTGCTGGTAGACCCTACGGGTTTCCGAGAGATCGTGGCGGCGAACCCCCTCCTCTTCACCGGCGTCTACGTCATCCTGGCCATGGGCGGCATGCTCTTCCTGCTGGGGTTCCTGGGGTGCTGCGGGGCCATTCGAGAGAACAAGTGCCTATTACTGTTC TTCTTCATGCTCATCCTCATCATCTTCCTGGCAGAGCTGGCCGCCGCCATCTTGGCCTTCATCTTCCGTGAGCAC CTCACGCGAGAATACTTCACCCGGGAGCTGAAGAGGCACTACCAGGGCTACAACAACACCGACGTCTTCACCTCCACCTGGAACGCCATCATGACCACG tttGACTGCTGTGGGGTGAACAGCCCAGAAGACTTTGAGGACAGCCTCTTCAGGCTCATCAACCCAAACGACATGGTGCCCGAGGCCTGTTGCCAGAGGAACAGTCACCCTGGAGACGTGGCCTACATCAGCAAAGAGGAGTGCCTAATGGGCAGTATGCTGTTCCGCCACAATAAG ggCTGTTACTCGGCGGTGGTCGACTACTTTGAGATGTACATCTACGTGGCCGGAGCGCTCGCCATTGTGGTCCTGACTATTGAA CTCTTCGCCATGGTGTTCGCTATGTGTTTGTTCAGAGGGATCCAGTAG